A genomic segment from Brucella pseudogrignonensis encodes:
- the trxA gene encoding thioredoxin: MTSQNNPYSTATGQMTGNVSFGVAPATGSNDLIRDTTTATFQTDVIAESRKQPVLVDFWAPWCGPCKQLTPIIEKAVREAGGAVKLVKMNIDDHPSIAGQLGIQSIPAVIAFVNGQPADGFMGALPESKVKEFIAKISGPSDQEAAIAEAATAAKELVDAGDFVQAAQIFSSILQVAPDNVDAIVGLATCLLESGDADKAREMLASLPADKQDAAPVRALEAKLALADQVKLIGDPVELERRVQTDPSDYQARFDLAQVRNAQGRRVEAADELLAIMKADRSWNDDGARKQLLQFFEAWGNADPATLGARRKLSSLLFS, from the coding sequence ATGACGAGCCAGAACAATCCTTATTCAACAGCCACTGGACAAATGACTGGGAACGTTTCGTTTGGGGTTGCGCCAGCAACAGGTAGCAACGATCTGATCAGGGATACGACGACAGCCACTTTTCAGACTGATGTCATTGCGGAATCGCGTAAGCAGCCTGTTCTCGTTGATTTTTGGGCGCCGTGGTGCGGGCCTTGCAAACAACTCACGCCCATTATCGAAAAGGCAGTTCGTGAAGCAGGCGGTGCGGTTAAGCTTGTTAAGATGAACATTGACGATCATCCATCAATCGCTGGTCAGCTTGGTATCCAGTCGATCCCGGCTGTCATTGCCTTTGTCAATGGTCAGCCTGCCGATGGCTTTATGGGGGCTTTGCCTGAATCCAAGGTGAAGGAATTTATCGCGAAGATCAGCGGTCCAAGTGATCAGGAAGCAGCAATTGCTGAAGCCGCGACAGCAGCAAAAGAGTTGGTTGACGCGGGTGATTTTGTGCAGGCGGCACAGATTTTCTCATCAATTCTGCAAGTAGCACCTGATAATGTGGATGCAATTGTCGGCTTGGCCACGTGTTTGCTGGAATCTGGCGATGCTGACAAAGCACGGGAAATGCTGGCAAGCTTGCCTGCCGATAAGCAGGATGCCGCCCCTGTTCGTGCGCTTGAAGCGAAGCTTGCCCTTGCCGATCAGGTGAAACTTATCGGTGATCCAGTAGAGCTGGAGCGCCGCGTTCAGACGGACCCGAGTGATTATCAGGCCCGGTTTGATCTCGCGCAGGTACGCAATGCGCAGGGAAGGCGCGTGGAAGCCGCTGATGAATTGCTGGCAATCATGAAGGCGGACCGCAGTTGGAACGATGACGGTGCACGTAAGCAGCTTCTGCAATTCTTTGAAGCGTGGGGCAATGCAGACCCGGCAACTTTAGGTGCGCGCCGCAAGCTTTCGTCGCTTCTGTTTTCTTAA